A stretch of the Hippoglossus hippoglossus isolate fHipHip1 chromosome 1, fHipHip1.pri, whole genome shotgun sequence genome encodes the following:
- the LOC117770387 gene encoding cdc42-interacting protein 4 homolog isoform X1 — protein sequence MDWGTDLWDQCDIIDKHTLSGLDLVDRYIKFVKERTEIEQGYAKQLRSLSKKYAKRGSKEEQDCKFSNHASFQEILNELNDYAGQRELIAENMMTGICVELTKYLQDIKSERKTHLADAKKAQQNLEGSFKHLESTKKRFAKEWVEADKATQQADKTENDLNATKLDVEKAKQHAHARTHTAEECRNDYAAELQKYNKEQNNFYYTDIPQIFNKMQDMDERRIRRLAEGYCQFSDIEKKVLPIISKCLEGISSAGVKIQEKQDSLLFIEQHKSGFERPGDVEFEDYTQGIKPATSDSSLNPPKVRTKLWPFSKKHKFAPPSFSPPSPLPPGSHPLSLPLSKLQRSPLSLCVREFNRSVKPRISTLKIFRRPRLPTATEDFSHLPPEQRKKRLQAKIDEIAKELQKAQDQSEALDKMKGVYEQNPQMGDPSSLEPQITETAQNLGRLKGEIAKYESWLSEAVGGEESSNTINNNIQHGVVAADQTHNIYTEFDDEFDDIEAPIGQCAALYTFEGNSEGTISITEGEMLNVMEEDKGDGWMRVLRASGEEGYIPSSYVKVNP from the exons GACCAGTGTGACATCATAGACAAACACACGCTGTCGGGCCTCGACCTGGTGGATCGCTACATAAAGTTTGTGAAGGAACGGACGGAGATAGAACAGGGCTACGCCAAGCAACTCAG GAGTCTATCGAAGAAATATGCCAAACGAGGGAGCAAGGAAGAGCAAGACTGCAA ATTCAGCAATCACGCATCTTTCCAGGAGATCCTGAACGAGCTGAACGACTACGCCGGCCAGCGGGAGCTCATCGCCGAAAACATGATGACGGGCATCTGCGTCGAGCTCACCAAGTATCTTCAGGACATCAAATCAGAGCGGAaaaca CACCTGGCGGACGCAAAGAAGGCCCAGCAGAATTTAGAGGGCAGCTTTAAACACCTAGAAAGT ACTAAGAAGCGCTTTGCAAAGGAATGGGTGGAGGCCGACAAAGCCACGCAACAAGCGGACAAGACGGAAAACGACCTCAATGCCACCAAGCTCGATGTCGAGAAA GCCAAGCAGCATGCCCATGCCCGCACGCACACGGCGGAGGAGTGCAGGAACGACTACGCAGCCGAGCTCCAGAAGTACAACAAGGAACAGAACAACTTCTACTACACAGATATACCACAGATCTTCaat AAAATGCAGGACATGGATGAACGGAGGATCCGGCGGCTGGCGGAGGGATACTGCCAGTTCTCGGACATCGAAAAGAAAGTGCTGCCCATCATCTCCAAGTGTCTAGAGGGAATCTCATCAGCAGGAGTGAAAATTCAGGAGAAACAG GACTCCTTACTCTTCATAGAGCAGCACAAGTCTGGCTTTGAGCGACCTGGAGACGTGGAGTTTGAAGACTACACCCAGGGTATCAAACCAGCGACCTCCGACTCCAGCCTCAACCCGCCCAAAGTGCGCACCAAGCTGTGGCCTTTCAGCAAGAAGCACAAG TTCGCccctccgtctttctctcccccGTCCCCTCTCCCACCCGGCAGCcaccctctttccctccccctctccaaGCTGCAGcgctcccctctctctctctgcgtgaGGGAGTTTAATCGCTCTGTCAAACCCAGGATTTCCACGTTAAAGATATTTCGCAGACCTCGCTTG CCGACGGCTACAGAGGATTTCTCTCACCTTCCTCCggagcagaggaaaaagaggctGCAAGCGAAGATCGATGAGATCGCCAAAGAGCTGCAGAAGGCGCAGGACCAAAG TGAGGCGCTGGACAAGATGAAGGGCGTGTACGAGCAGAATCCACAGATGGGAGACCCGTCCAGTCTGGAGCCTCAGATCACAGAGACCGCCCAGAACCTCGGACGCCTGAAGGGGGAGATCGCCAAATATGAG TCGTGGCTGTCGGAGGCCGTGGGAGGAGAAGAATCCTCCAACACCATCAACAATAATATTCAACACGG CGTTGTAGCAGCTGACCAGACCCACAACATCTACACAGAGTTTGACGATGAGTTCGACGACATAGAAGCTCCCATTGGCCAGTGCGCGGCTCTCTACACCTTTGAAG gcaACAGCGAGGGCACCATTTCCATCACGGAGGGAGAAATGTTGAATGTAATGGAGGAGGATAAGGGAGACGGGTGGATGAGAGTCCTCCGAGCCAGTGGAGAGGAGGGATATATACCGTCGTCCTATGTCAAAGTCAAtccttaa
- the LOC117770387 gene encoding cdc42-interacting protein 4 homolog isoform X2 gives MDWGTDLWDQCDIIDKHTLSGLDLVDRYIKFVKERTEIEQGYAKQLRSLSKKYAKRGSKEEQDCKFSNHASFQEILNELNDYAGQRELIAENMMTGICVELTKYLQDIKSERKTHLADAKKAQQNLEGSFKHLESTKKRFAKEWVEADKATQQADKTENDLNATKLDVEKAKQHAHARTHTAEECRNDYAAELQKYNKEQNNFYYTDIPQIFNKMQDMDERRIRRLAEGYCQFSDIEKKVLPIISKCLEGISSAGVKIQEKQDSLLFIEQHKSGFERPGDVEFEDYTQGIKPATSDSSLNPPKVRTKLWPFSKKHKISHAEKHMPTATEDFSHLPPEQRKKRLQAKIDEIAKELQKAQDQSEALDKMKGVYEQNPQMGDPSSLEPQITETAQNLGRLKGEIAKYESWLSEAVGGEESSNTINNNIQHGVVAADQTHNIYTEFDDEFDDIEAPIGQCAALYTFEGNSEGTISITEGEMLNVMEEDKGDGWMRVLRASGEEGYIPSSYVKVNP, from the exons GACCAGTGTGACATCATAGACAAACACACGCTGTCGGGCCTCGACCTGGTGGATCGCTACATAAAGTTTGTGAAGGAACGGACGGAGATAGAACAGGGCTACGCCAAGCAACTCAG GAGTCTATCGAAGAAATATGCCAAACGAGGGAGCAAGGAAGAGCAAGACTGCAA ATTCAGCAATCACGCATCTTTCCAGGAGATCCTGAACGAGCTGAACGACTACGCCGGCCAGCGGGAGCTCATCGCCGAAAACATGATGACGGGCATCTGCGTCGAGCTCACCAAGTATCTTCAGGACATCAAATCAGAGCGGAaaaca CACCTGGCGGACGCAAAGAAGGCCCAGCAGAATTTAGAGGGCAGCTTTAAACACCTAGAAAGT ACTAAGAAGCGCTTTGCAAAGGAATGGGTGGAGGCCGACAAAGCCACGCAACAAGCGGACAAGACGGAAAACGACCTCAATGCCACCAAGCTCGATGTCGAGAAA GCCAAGCAGCATGCCCATGCCCGCACGCACACGGCGGAGGAGTGCAGGAACGACTACGCAGCCGAGCTCCAGAAGTACAACAAGGAACAGAACAACTTCTACTACACAGATATACCACAGATCTTCaat AAAATGCAGGACATGGATGAACGGAGGATCCGGCGGCTGGCGGAGGGATACTGCCAGTTCTCGGACATCGAAAAGAAAGTGCTGCCCATCATCTCCAAGTGTCTAGAGGGAATCTCATCAGCAGGAGTGAAAATTCAGGAGAAACAG GACTCCTTACTCTTCATAGAGCAGCACAAGTCTGGCTTTGAGCGACCTGGAGACGTGGAGTTTGAAGACTACACCCAGGGTATCAAACCAGCGACCTCCGACTCCAGCCTCAACCCGCCCAAAGTGCGCACCAAGCTGTGGCCTTTCAGCAAGAAGCACAAG ATATCTCATGCTGAAAAGCACATG CCGACGGCTACAGAGGATTTCTCTCACCTTCCTCCggagcagaggaaaaagaggctGCAAGCGAAGATCGATGAGATCGCCAAAGAGCTGCAGAAGGCGCAGGACCAAAG TGAGGCGCTGGACAAGATGAAGGGCGTGTACGAGCAGAATCCACAGATGGGAGACCCGTCCAGTCTGGAGCCTCAGATCACAGAGACCGCCCAGAACCTCGGACGCCTGAAGGGGGAGATCGCCAAATATGAG TCGTGGCTGTCGGAGGCCGTGGGAGGAGAAGAATCCTCCAACACCATCAACAATAATATTCAACACGG CGTTGTAGCAGCTGACCAGACCCACAACATCTACACAGAGTTTGACGATGAGTTCGACGACATAGAAGCTCCCATTGGCCAGTGCGCGGCTCTCTACACCTTTGAAG gcaACAGCGAGGGCACCATTTCCATCACGGAGGGAGAAATGTTGAATGTAATGGAGGAGGATAAGGGAGACGGGTGGATGAGAGTCCTCCGAGCCAGTGGAGAGGAGGGATATATACCGTCGTCCTATGTCAAAGTCAAtccttaa
- the LOC117770387 gene encoding cdc42-interacting protein 4 homolog isoform X3, with translation MDWGTDLWDQCDIIDKHTLSGLDLVDRYIKFVKERTEIEQGYAKQLRSLSKKYAKRGSKEEQDCKFSNHASFQEILNELNDYAGQRELIAENMMTGICVELTKYLQDIKSERKTHLADAKKAQQNLEGSFKHLESTKKRFAKEWVEADKATQQADKTENDLNATKLDVEKAKQHAHARTHTAEECRNDYAAELQKYNKEQNNFYYTDIPQIFNKMQDMDERRIRRLAEGYCQFSDIEKKVLPIISKCLEGISSAGVKIQEKQDSLLFIEQHKSGFERPGDVEFEDYTQGIKPATSDSSLNPPKVRTKLWPFSKKHKPTATEDFSHLPPEQRKKRLQAKIDEIAKELQKAQDQSEALDKMKGVYEQNPQMGDPSSLEPQITETAQNLGRLKGEIAKYESWLSEAVGGEESSNTINNNIQHGVVAADQTHNIYTEFDDEFDDIEAPIGQCAALYTFEGNSEGTISITEGEMLNVMEEDKGDGWMRVLRASGEEGYIPSSYVKVNP, from the exons GACCAGTGTGACATCATAGACAAACACACGCTGTCGGGCCTCGACCTGGTGGATCGCTACATAAAGTTTGTGAAGGAACGGACGGAGATAGAACAGGGCTACGCCAAGCAACTCAG GAGTCTATCGAAGAAATATGCCAAACGAGGGAGCAAGGAAGAGCAAGACTGCAA ATTCAGCAATCACGCATCTTTCCAGGAGATCCTGAACGAGCTGAACGACTACGCCGGCCAGCGGGAGCTCATCGCCGAAAACATGATGACGGGCATCTGCGTCGAGCTCACCAAGTATCTTCAGGACATCAAATCAGAGCGGAaaaca CACCTGGCGGACGCAAAGAAGGCCCAGCAGAATTTAGAGGGCAGCTTTAAACACCTAGAAAGT ACTAAGAAGCGCTTTGCAAAGGAATGGGTGGAGGCCGACAAAGCCACGCAACAAGCGGACAAGACGGAAAACGACCTCAATGCCACCAAGCTCGATGTCGAGAAA GCCAAGCAGCATGCCCATGCCCGCACGCACACGGCGGAGGAGTGCAGGAACGACTACGCAGCCGAGCTCCAGAAGTACAACAAGGAACAGAACAACTTCTACTACACAGATATACCACAGATCTTCaat AAAATGCAGGACATGGATGAACGGAGGATCCGGCGGCTGGCGGAGGGATACTGCCAGTTCTCGGACATCGAAAAGAAAGTGCTGCCCATCATCTCCAAGTGTCTAGAGGGAATCTCATCAGCAGGAGTGAAAATTCAGGAGAAACAG GACTCCTTACTCTTCATAGAGCAGCACAAGTCTGGCTTTGAGCGACCTGGAGACGTGGAGTTTGAAGACTACACCCAGGGTATCAAACCAGCGACCTCCGACTCCAGCCTCAACCCGCCCAAAGTGCGCACCAAGCTGTGGCCTTTCAGCAAGAAGCACAAG CCGACGGCTACAGAGGATTTCTCTCACCTTCCTCCggagcagaggaaaaagaggctGCAAGCGAAGATCGATGAGATCGCCAAAGAGCTGCAGAAGGCGCAGGACCAAAG TGAGGCGCTGGACAAGATGAAGGGCGTGTACGAGCAGAATCCACAGATGGGAGACCCGTCCAGTCTGGAGCCTCAGATCACAGAGACCGCCCAGAACCTCGGACGCCTGAAGGGGGAGATCGCCAAATATGAG TCGTGGCTGTCGGAGGCCGTGGGAGGAGAAGAATCCTCCAACACCATCAACAATAATATTCAACACGG CGTTGTAGCAGCTGACCAGACCCACAACATCTACACAGAGTTTGACGATGAGTTCGACGACATAGAAGCTCCCATTGGCCAGTGCGCGGCTCTCTACACCTTTGAAG gcaACAGCGAGGGCACCATTTCCATCACGGAGGGAGAAATGTTGAATGTAATGGAGGAGGATAAGGGAGACGGGTGGATGAGAGTCCTCCGAGCCAGTGGAGAGGAGGGATATATACCGTCGTCCTATGTCAAAGTCAAtccttaa